A region from the Hirundo rustica isolate bHirRus1 chromosome 20, bHirRus1.pri.v3, whole genome shotgun sequence genome encodes:
- the WDR31 gene encoding WD repeat-containing protein 31, whose product MGKLQSKISFHTTKYRADGSVGQAGPAGASQQHSPAHSDAVTSVAALQPDLCVSGGRDKSVAVSSWRSGAALRRFIGHEREVTKVTSALDSNRVFSASRDKTVMMWDLHRTSGPSQLFPGHDLVVTGLAVSPDASQLCTGSRDNTVCKWDTETGECLGRAAISRNLVTHLCWVPGEPYVIQTSEDKTTRVWDSRELQVAHTFPAKQHIQTCCDVSQDGRYCLSCSSGSAGHGAEATLWDLRQTRARVCEYRGHFHTITSCVFLPRGPALTPSIATSSSDSTVKVWDQNTAACLATLCLEGSGPLASLAACDSSTLLCASSNSGIHVLRVSGGAQPALEEVAAF is encoded by the exons ATGGGGAAACTGCAGAGTAAAATCAGCTTCCACACGACCAAATACAG GGCCGACGGCTCCGTGGGACAGGCGGGACCCGCTGGtgcctcccagcagcacagccccgcTCACAGCGACGCCGTCACCTCGGTGGCTGCTCTCCAACCAGACCTGTGTGTGTCAGGAGGAAGGGATAAG agcgtGGCCGTGTCCAGCTGGAGATCGGGAGCTGCCCTGCGCCGCTTCATCGGCCACGAGCGCGAGGTCACCAAG GTCACCTCAGCCCTTGACTCCAACAGAGTTTTCAGCGCATCCCGGGACAAGACAGTGATGATGTGGGACCTTCACAGGACTTCAGGGCCAAGCCAGCTCTTCCCAGGACATGACCTGGTTGTTACTGGACTGGCTGTGAGCCCAG ATGCCTCCCAGCTGTGCACGGGCTCCCGGGACAACACCGTGTGCAAGTGGGACACTGAGACCGGGGAgtgcctgggcagagctgcaatCTCCAGGAACCTG GTCACACACCTGTGCTGGGTTCCTGGGGAGCCTTATGTCATCCAGACCTCAGAGGATAAAACCACCAG GGTGTGGGACAGCCGGGAGCTGCAGGTGGCACACACGTTCCCAGCCAAGCAGCACATCCAGACGTGCTGTGACGTGAGCCAGGACGGGCGGTactgcctcagctgcagcagcggcTCCGCCGGCCACGGCGCTGAGGCCACC ctctgggacctGAGGCAGACCAGGGCCCGAGTGTGTGAGTACAGAGGGCATTTCCACACCATCACCTCGTGTGTTTTCCTGCCCCGAGGCCCTGCGCTCACCCCCAGCATTGCCACCTCCTCCAGCGACAGCACGGTGAAGGTTTGGGACCAAAACACTGCAG CCTGCCTGGCCACGCTATGCCTCGAGGGCTCGGGGCCGCTGGCCTCGCTGGCCGCCTGCGACAGCTCCacgctgctctgtgccagctccaACTCCGGCATCCACGTGCTCCGTGTGAGCGGCGGCGCACAGCCGGCCCTGGAGGAGGTGGCAGCGTTCTGA
- the BSPRY gene encoding B box and SPRY domain-containing protein, with protein sequence MARAERLRVSAGTRPGPAEGTRGWGAEGPGGSGEFRRDGGSGRAGGPHPSPRRSVSQNKLVERCERLQLQSAAIARHVDEVLPAKDQGVLSAASAARELVIQRLLLVGKACENEEQRLLERVHAEEERAHQSILTQQVHWTEALHKLDALRTYLVDMITKLDDQGLLQAEQEIFERTEVAEGILEPQESLKLNFNQTCVQSPLLHRLWACAVLCCLTGSQEVHIDEKTLSPHLSLSEDKRTLTFSPKKAKVDSDCPERFDHWPNALATAPFHSGVCAWKVSVEQSCAYKLGVCYSSVPRKGSANEGRLGFNTASWVFSRYDKEFRFLHAGQPQPVELIKAPAEIGVLLDFAGGELLFYDPDSCAILFSHRQAFLEPVYPVFAVAHQSISLVL encoded by the exons ATGGCCCGGGCCGAGCGGCTGCGGGTGAGCGCCGggacccggcccggcccggctgaGGGGACCCGGGGCTGGGGGGCGGAGGGGCCGGGAGGCTCCGGGGAGTTCCGGCGGGACGGGGGCTccgggcgggcggggg GCCCGCATCCATCGCCCCGCCGCTCCGTGTCCCAGAACAAGCTCGTGGAGCGCTGCGAGCGGCTCCAGCTGCAGAGCGCGGCCATCGCCCGGCACGTGGACGAGGTGCTGCCTGCCAAAGACCAGGGCGTCCTG AGCGCGGCCAGCGCGGCGCGGGAGCTGGTGATCCAGAGGCTGCTCCTCGTGGGGAAGGCCTGTGAGAACGAGGAGCAGCGGCTGCTGGAGAGGGTGCACGCCGAGGAGGAGCGGGCGCACCAGAGCATCCTCACCCAGCAGGTGCACTGGACAGAGGCCCTGCACAAGCTGGATGCCCTCCGCACCTACCTGGTGGACATGATCACCAAGCTGGATGACCAGGGCCTGCTG CAAGCAGAACAAGAAATCTTCGAGAG GACGGAGGTAGCGGAGGGAATCCTGGAGCCACAGGAGTCCCTGAAGTTAAACTTTAATCAGACCTGTGTTCAGAGTCCACTGCTGCATCGACTGTgggcctgtgctgtgctctgctgcctcaCAG GCTCACAGGAGGTTCACATCGATGAGAAAACCCTGAGCCCCCACCTCAGCCTGTCAGAAGACAAGAGAACCCTGACCTTCAGCCCCAAGAAAGCAAAGGTGGACTCGGACTGCCCCGAGCGGTTTGACCACTGGCCCAACGCTTTGGCCACTGCACCTTTCCACTCGGGGGTCTGTGCCTGGAAGGTCAGcgtggagcagagctgtgcctaCAAGCTGGGGGTTTGCTACAGCTCCGTGCCCAGGAAGGGCTCTGCCAACGAAGGCCGCCTGGGCTTCAACACTGCCTCCTGGGTGTTCTCACGCTATGACAAGGAATTCCGGTTCCTGCACgcggggcagccccagcccgtGGAGCTGATTAAGGCCCCGGCAGAGATTGGGGTCCTGCTGGACTTTGCTGGGGGGGAGCTGCTGTTCTACGACCCCGACTCCTGTGCCATCCTCTTCTCCCACCGCCAGGCCTTCCTGGAGCCCGTCTACCCTGTCTTTGCCGTGGCACACCAGAGCATCTCGCTGGTCCTGTGA
- the HDHD3 gene encoding haloacid dehalogenase-like hydrolase domain-containing protein 3, producing MLKLRLLTWDVKDTLLRLRQPVGQSYAAEARAQGLQVQPEALGRSFREVYGAQSRRFPNYGHGQGLSSRQWWLDVVKQSFRLSGVQDEAALTKLAEKLYRDYCSSHNWEVLPGAAETLSRCRQLGFRMGVVSNFDSRLEAILSQCDLRHHFEFVLTSEAAGFAKPDGRIFEQALRLGGARPEQAAHVGDDYSRDYRAARAVGMHSFLLRAAGQGGGPELPPEHVLPTLSHLLARIEKE from the coding sequence ATGCTCAAGCTGCGCCTGCTGACGTGGGACGTGAAGGACACGCTGCTGCGGCTGCGGCAGCCCGTGGGCCAGAGCTATGCGGCCGAGGCCCGggcccaggggctgcaggtgcagcccgAGGCTCTGGGGCGCTCCTTCCGGGAGGTGTACGGAGCCCAGAGCCGGCGCTTCCCCAACTACGGCCACGGCCAGGGGCTCAGCTCCCGGCAGTGGTGGCTGGATGTTGTCAAACAGAGCTTCAGGCTCTCGGGCGTGCAGGACGAGGCAGCCCTGACGAAGCTGGCAGAAAAGCTCTACCGCGACTACTGCAGCTCCCACAACTGGGAGGTGCTGCCGGGAGCCGCCGAGACCCTGAGCCGGTGCCGCCAGCTCGGCTTCCGCATGGGAGTCGTCTCCAACTTCGACAGCCGGCTGGAAGCCATCCTCTCGCAGTGCGACCTGCGGCACCACTTCGAGTTCGTGCTCACCTCCGAGGCCGCAGGCTTCGCCAAGCCGGACGGGAGGATCTTCGAGCAGGCGCTGCGGctcggcggggcccggcccgaGCAGGCGGCTCACGTCGGGGATGACTACAGCCGGGATTACCGGGCAGCCCGGGCCGTGGGCATGCACAGCTTCCTGCTGCGGgcggccgggcagggcggggggCCGGAGCTGCCCCCCGAGCACGTCCTGCCCACGCTAAGCCACCTCCTGGCTCGCATCGAGAAGGAGTAG
- the ALAD gene encoding delta-aminolevulinic acid dehydratase — protein MQADSVLHSGYFHPVLRSWQCTATTFDASNLIYPIFVTDSPDAVEPIPSLPGQARYGMNKLEGILRPLVEDGLKCVLIFGVPSKVHKDERGSAADAEGTPAIQAIVKIRSTFPELLIACDVCLCPYTSHGHCGILREDGTIQNELSCQRLAEVALAYAKAGCHIVAPSDMMDGRIAAIKQALISNDLSNKVSVMSYSAKFASCFYGPFRDAALSKPAFGDRRCYQLPPGARGLAMRAVDRDVREGADMLMVKPGMPYLDLVRDVKARHPTHPLAVYHVSGEFAMLWHGAQAGSFSLEAAVQEAITAFRRAGADIIITYFTPQLLRWLREKAGRH, from the exons ATGCAGGCAGACTCCGTTCTCCACAGCGGCTACTTCCACCCCGTGCTGCGCTCCTGGCAGTGCACGGCCACCACCTTCGATGCCTCCAACCTCATCTACCCCATTTTTGTCAC TGACAGCCCTGATGCCGTGGAGCCAATTCCCAGCCTTCCTGGACAAGCCAG GTATGGAATGAACAAGCTGGAGGGGATCCTGCGGCCTCTTGTTGAAGATGGCCTCAAGTGTGTGCTCATCTTTGGGGTGCCCAGCAAGGTCCACAAG GATGAGAgaggctctgctgctgatgcCGAGGGCACTCCTGCCATCCAGGCCATCGTGAAAATCCGCTCCACCTTCCCGGAGCTGCTGATTGCCTGCGATGTCTGCCTGTGCCCGTACACCTCACATGGGCACTGTG GCATCCTTCGGGAAGATGGCACCATCCAGAACGAGCTCAGCTGCCAGCGGCTGGCGGAGGTGGCGCTGGCTTACGCCAAAGCAG GCTGCCACATCGTGGCCCCCTCGGACATGATGGACGGGCGCATTGCAGCCATAAAGCAGGCGCTGATCTCCAACGACCTGAGCAACAAG gtgtCGGTGATGAGCTACAGCGCCAAGTTTGCTTCGTGCTTCTATGGCCCCTTCAG ggACGCGGCGCTGTCCAAACCTGCCTTTGGAGACCGGCGCTGTTACCAGCTGCCCCCGGGCGCCCGGGGCCTGGCCATGCGTGCTGTG GACCGGGACGTGCGGGAGGGCGCGGACATGCTGATGGTGAAGCCGGGGATGCCCTACCTGGACCTCGTGAGGGACGTCAAGGCTCGG CACCCCACGCACCCGCTGGCCGTGTACCACGTCTCGGGGGAGTTCGCCATGCTGTGGCACGGGGCGCAGGCCGGCTCCTTCAGCCTGGAGGCGGCGGTGCAGGAGGCGATCACGGCCTTCAGGCGCGCAG GGGCCGACATCATCATCACCTACTTCACACCGCAGCTGCTGCGCTGGCTGCGGGAGAAGGCGGGCCGGCACTGA
- the POLE3 gene encoding DNA polymerase epsilon subunit 3, whose translation MAERPEDLNLPNAVITRIIKEALPDGVNISKEARSAISRAASVFVLYATSCANNFAMKGKRKTLNAGDVLSAMEEMEFQRFVAPLKESLEVYRREQKGKKEARKDKDKKTDSEEQDKSREEDNDDDDERMEEEEQNDEEEVDN comes from the exons ATGGCGGAGAGACCGGAGGACCTGAACCTGCCCAACGCCGTCATCACCCGCATCATCAAGGAGGCG cttcctGATGGAGTCAATATTTCCAAAGAAGCCCGGAGCGCGATCTCCCGAGCAGCGAGTGTGTTTGTGCTGTATGCCACATCATG TGCAAATAACTTTGCCatgaaggggaagaggaaaacccTGAATGCTGGGGACGTGCTCTCTGCCATGGAGGAGATGGAGTTCCAGAGATTTGTGGCCCCTCTGAAGGAATCCCTGGAAG tTTACAGGCGtgagcagaaaggaaagaaggaggcCAGGAAAGATAAAGACAAGAAGACAGACTCGGAGGAGCAAGATAAGAGCCGAGAGGAGGACAATGATGACGATGATGAAAGAATGGAGGAGGAAGAACAAAACGAtgaggaagaggtggacaactgA